In Vagococcus luciliae, one genomic interval encodes:
- a CDS encoding DUF1149 family protein: MELKRQQEFVQSYHYDALPQDHSEETSINVSLNPFEITDEMNIDAENNSILGLRIEFKIILDNVAISGDVAQFVQTVGRKVDKIEDLTSEEVNTLVQPLFVLIERLTYEVTEIALDKPGVQLNFSQEG, translated from the coding sequence ATGGAATTAAAGAGACAACAAGAATTTGTGCAGTCATATCATTATGATGCATTACCTCAAGATCATTCTGAAGAAACATCTATCAATGTAAGTTTAAATCCTTTTGAAATTACAGATGAAATGAACATTGATGCAGAAAATAACTCGATTTTAGGGTTGAGAATTGAATTTAAAATTATATTAGATAATGTTGCCATTAGTGGTGATGTCGCTCAATTTGTTCAAACAGTAGGTAGAAAAGTAGATAAAATTGAGGATTTAACTTCAGAAGAAGTGAATACTTTGGTACAACCTTTATTCGTTTTGATTGAACGATTAACTTACGAAGTAACTGAGATTGCGTTAGACAAACCTGGTGTACAACTTAACTTTTCTCAAGAAGGTTAA
- a CDS encoding hydrolase has translation MNREKRIAPEIVTNLRKDLIHVPNVIRNCSGIRIYGKRIKSICYSTDIAIIRNIDADAVIAVYPFTPHPTITKAIIEAADVPVFSGVGGGLTQGNRSVNMSMFAEANGSLGVVVNAPTPKETIYDISQTIDIPIIGTITSEFTDIDEKIAAGVQILNVSGGKHTAHIVRMIRERYPLFPIMATGGPTEESIMETIEAGANAITYTPPSNGMLFSKKMQNYRAIEREESNED, from the coding sequence ATGAATAGAGAAAAACGTATTGCCCCCGAAATTGTCACAAATTTAAGAAAAGATTTAATCCATGTCCCAAATGTCATTCGAAATTGTTCGGGAATAAGAATTTATGGGAAACGTATTAAATCAATCTGTTATTCAACTGATATAGCTATTATTCGTAACATTGATGCGGATGCTGTGATAGCTGTTTACCCATTTACACCACATCCAACGATTACTAAAGCAATTATTGAAGCAGCAGATGTTCCTGTTTTTTCGGGTGTTGGTGGTGGTTTAACTCAAGGAAATCGCTCAGTTAATATGAGTATGTTTGCAGAAGCAAATGGTTCTCTAGGTGTTGTTGTGAATGCTCCTACACCTAAGGAGACAATTTATGATATCTCACAGACCATTGATATCCCAATTATTGGAACAATAACATCGGAATTTACCGACATTGATGAAAAGATTGCAGCTGGTGTTCAGATTTTAAATGTTAGTGGTGGTAAACACACTGCTCATATTGTTCGAATGATTCGAGAAAGATACCCATTATTTCCTATTATGGCAACAGGAGGACCAACGGAAGAATCGATTATGGAAACCATTGAAGCTGGAGCGAATGCTATTACTTATACACCACCTTCAAACGGTATGCTATTTAGTAAAAAAATGCAGAATTATCGAGCAATAGAGCGTGAAGAAAGTAATGAAGACTAG
- a CDS encoding glycoside hydrolase family 73 protein: MAKKYTRRYGNQRKVTLPLVLGSLLLMVGLIVFLLSLRGLSDTIPMTQSDVSNSTDKQAFIEEIVPVAKEMQASHGIMPSIVLAQAILESDWGTSELSAKYNNLFGIKSFSANDHSVKLETKEYKDGKWETIKANFKVYASWSDCIRDHTLLFVQGVDWDPYLYQGVLLADDYQTAARALQVAGYATDPGYADKLISLIKEHHLNQYD; the protein is encoded by the coding sequence ATGGCGAAAAAATATACAAGAAGATATGGTAATCAACGTAAAGTAACGTTACCCTTAGTATTAGGTTCGTTACTTTTAATGGTTGGGTTAATTGTTTTTTTATTAAGTCTAAGAGGATTAAGTGATACCATTCCAATGACGCAATCAGATGTGTCAAATTCTACAGATAAACAAGCTTTTATTGAAGAAATTGTTCCGGTTGCTAAAGAGATGCAAGCTAGTCATGGTATTATGCCGAGCATTGTTTTAGCTCAAGCTATTTTAGAATCAGATTGGGGAACAAGTGAATTAAGTGCCAAATATAATAATTTATTTGGTATTAAATCTTTTAGTGCCAATGATCATTCGGTAAAACTTGAAACAAAAGAGTATAAAGATGGCAAATGGGAAACTATTAAAGCAAACTTTAAAGTATATGCTAGTTGGTCAGATTGTATTAGAGATCATACGTTGTTGTTTGTGCAAGGCGTTGATTGGGACCCTTATTTATATCAAGGGGTGTTATTAGCAGATGATTATCAGACTGCAGCTAGAGCTTTACAAGTTGCTGGATACGCTACAGATCCAGGGTATGCTGATAAGTTAATATCTCTCATTAAAGAACATCATTTAAATCAATATGATTGA
- a CDS encoding M15 family metallopeptidase, which yields MAKKIFIGIISCFIALGVWFKVGDNQEAVEKTTQTNQVKEPVQSTVKSDEAYPGNATDWDLILVNKDNKIEKEPTNLKELPNGEKIDSRIFDAFNAMVNAADKKGFKIVTISGYRSVAEQTAIVERDIASYKAQGLSDEEAKKKAMEYLTEPGLSEHHTGLAIDILDQDWYNKGNMLEGEFGDTDAGKWIEENACQYGFIVRYEKGKESITGINYEPWHIRYVGKANALYMKKHNLSLEEYVEMIKK from the coding sequence ATGGCTAAAAAGATATTCATCGGTATTATCAGTTGTTTTATTGCACTGGGAGTATGGTTTAAAGTTGGGGATAACCAAGAAGCAGTAGAAAAAACAACTCAAACAAATCAGGTGAAAGAACCAGTTCAATCTACAGTAAAATCAGATGAGGCATATCCCGGAAATGCAACAGATTGGGATCTTATTTTAGTTAATAAAGATAATAAGATTGAAAAAGAACCAACTAATTTAAAAGAATTACCTAATGGTGAAAAAATTGATAGTCGTATCTTTGATGCATTTAATGCAATGGTGAATGCAGCTGATAAAAAAGGATTTAAAATAGTGACCATCTCAGGCTATCGATCTGTAGCAGAACAAACGGCGATTGTAGAGCGAGATATTGCAAGCTATAAAGCACAAGGCCTTTCTGATGAAGAAGCAAAGAAAAAAGCAATGGAATATTTAACAGAACCAGGACTAAGTGAACATCATACTGGTTTAGCTATTGATATTTTGGATCAAGATTGGTACAACAAAGGTAACATGCTAGAAGGGGAATTTGGTGATACAGATGCTGGAAAGTGGATTGAAGAAAATGCTTGTCAATATGGGTTTATTGTTCGCTATGAAAAAGGCAAAGAGTCAATAACAGGTATTAATTATGAGCCATGGCATATTCGTTATGTCGGTAAAGCTAATGCCTTATATATGAAAAAACACAACTTGTCGCTAGAAGAATATGTTGAAATGATTAAAAAGTAG
- a CDS encoding aromatic acid exporter family protein produces MKIGLRTIKTALTASIGIWLASYLGFKYASTAGVVAILSVTNTKRSSVKIGIGRLLAFMLATIMAYFWYHVIGYNPLAYCLLLLFYIPIAGKWKMPEIVPINSVLMTHFLNEKSMAPWLVFNAFGLLFIGVTLALIANLHMPSVKEDIEENKQVVDKTIQKLLMQFSEMLYRKDVENECNALLEGLSKSIKQGKQLSKRHMENQLLSQDEYYLSYFDMRLRQFETLEDMNELIKQIDVDKDVAESVETLLLNIAETYAEDNNALSLKEDVLEVFQMYETKSLPTSRTEFENRAKLYQLLLQIQTFIDIKVNFSQMNEKML; encoded by the coding sequence ATGAAAATTGGATTACGTACCATAAAAACAGCTTTAACAGCATCTATCGGGATTTGGTTAGCAAGCTATTTGGGGTTTAAATACGCCTCAACAGCAGGGGTTGTGGCTATTTTAAGTGTGACAAATACGAAACGTTCATCTGTTAAGATAGGAATTGGTAGGCTGTTAGCATTTATGCTAGCAACAATTATGGCTTATTTCTGGTATCACGTAATAGGATATAATCCATTAGCCTATTGTTTGCTATTATTATTTTATATTCCAATTGCTGGTAAATGGAAAATGCCTGAAATTGTCCCAATCAATTCAGTTCTGATGACTCATTTTTTAAATGAAAAATCTATGGCCCCGTGGTTAGTTTTTAATGCATTTGGTTTGTTGTTCATTGGGGTGACCTTAGCACTTATTGCTAATTTACATATGCCTAGTGTAAAAGAAGATATCGAAGAAAATAAACAGGTAGTTGATAAAACAATCCAAAAATTATTGATGCAGTTTTCAGAGATGCTTTATAGAAAAGATGTAGAAAATGAATGTAATGCTTTACTTGAAGGATTATCTAAATCGATTAAACAGGGAAAGCAATTATCAAAACGTCATATGGAAAATCAGTTACTATCACAAGATGAGTATTACTTAAGTTATTTTGATATGAGATTACGTCAATTTGAAACATTAGAAGATATGAATGAGTTAATTAAACAAATTGATGTCGATAAAGATGTCGCAGAAAGTGTAGAAACGTTACTATTAAATATCGCAGAAACTTATGCTGAAGACAATAATGCGCTATCTTTAAAAGAAGATGTATTAGAAGTATTCCAAATGTATGAAACAAAATCATTACCAACATCACGAACAGAATTTGAAAACCGTGCGAAATTATATCAATTATTATTACAAATTCAAACATTTATTGATATTAAAGTAAACTTTAGTCAAATGAATGAAAAAATGTTGTAG
- a CDS encoding FUSC family protein gives MVIGKYRIGLRTLKTSIAVMCCIIFFHLTHRGSPMVATLAAVFALREDMSTTMSFGKSRILGNTIGGIAGILYYICLLKLPNQSIGEIFLVPFFVLVTITVSTRLKNQKGIIGGVATLLFLCFSIPKTSSFTYAIDRVIDTFIGTLFAILWNYLIKSPLEDKEETLEEKKETLEEKKQEIKTLEQEIQTLEKNIPPDTPLD, from the coding sequence ATGGTTATTGGAAAATATCGAATTGGCTTACGAACACTTAAAACCTCAATTGCTGTTATGTGCTGCATTATTTTTTTTCACTTAACACATCGTGGTTCCCCAATGGTAGCCACACTAGCTGCTGTTTTTGCTTTACGTGAGGATATGTCAACTACCATGAGTTTTGGAAAATCAAGAATACTTGGTAACACCATTGGCGGAATTGCTGGAATTTTATACTATATTTGTTTACTAAAACTCCCTAACCAATCCATTGGGGAAATCTTCCTTGTGCCATTTTTTGTTTTAGTCACCATCACTGTCTCGACTCGTTTAAAAAATCAAAAAGGAATTATCGGTGGTGTCGCGACATTATTGTTCTTATGCTTCTCTATTCCAAAAACTAGTTCTTTCACGTATGCTATCGACCGTGTCATTGATACGTTTATTGGAACGCTATTTGCTATCTTATGGAACTATCTAATTAAATCACCATTAGAAGATAAAGAAGAAACCTTAGAAGAAAAGAAAGAAACCTTAGAAGAAAAGAAACAGGAGATTAAAACTTTAGAACAAGAAATTCAAACACTAGAAAAAAACATTCCACCAGATACCCCATTGGATTAA
- the licT gene encoding BglG family transcription antiterminator LicT, translated as MMIIKKVLNNNVVISENKDFQEVIMMGKGIAFNKKAGDMITVTSVEKMFVNHSENERQEMEKLVEKIPTEIIEISKEIMLLAEKEIGYNYSEKSYLSLTDHLYYAIERAKENSSLPNPLLFDIKKFYPKEFKVSLKAIEMIEDKLGVNLTEEEVGVIALHLANSVTDYQDMATTMKNTEIVKNILNIVRRYFGYEFDEHSTNYQRMVTHIQFFVQRIMNNELSEETDDFLYELVQSKYPKAFQCSLRARDYLLTKYDVPINQSEIIYLTIHINRVMDNKG; from the coding sequence ATGATGATTATAAAAAAAGTGTTGAATAATAATGTGGTTATATCTGAAAATAAGGATTTTCAAGAAGTAATAATGATGGGAAAAGGGATAGCTTTCAATAAAAAAGCTGGTGATATGATTACTGTCACATCTGTTGAAAAAATGTTTGTCAATCATTCTGAGAATGAGAGACAAGAGATGGAGAAATTAGTCGAAAAAATACCAACAGAAATCATTGAAATATCAAAAGAAATCATGTTGCTAGCAGAAAAAGAAATAGGATACAATTATTCAGAGAAGTCTTATTTAAGTTTAACGGATCATTTGTATTATGCGATTGAACGAGCTAAAGAGAATAGTTCCTTACCTAATCCTTTATTATTTGATATAAAAAAATTTTATCCAAAAGAATTTAAAGTATCTTTAAAAGCAATTGAAATGATAGAGGATAAGTTAGGTGTAAACTTGACGGAAGAAGAGGTAGGTGTGATTGCACTACATTTAGCAAATAGTGTGACAGATTATCAAGATATGGCAACAACGATGAAAAACACAGAGATTGTAAAAAATATATTAAATATTGTTAGACGATATTTTGGATACGAGTTTGATGAACATTCAACAAACTATCAAAGAATGGTGACCCATATTCAATTTTTTGTTCAACGAATCATGAATAATGAATTAAGTGAGGAAACAGATGATTTTTTGTATGAATTAGTTCAATCAAAATATCCAAAAGCCTTTCAATGTAGTTTAAGAGCGAGAGACTATCTTTTAACTAAGTATGATGTTCCCATCAATCAATCAGAAATAATCTATTTAACGATTCATATCAATAGGGTAATGGATAATAAAGGATAA
- a CDS encoding beta-glucoside-specific PTS transporter subunit IIABC — MAKLSNRELAIQVLELVGGKENVNSVVHCATRLRFKLKDESIAKTEEIKNNPDVIQVVESGGQYQVVIGSRVSDVYNELLEVSGLGESTDEEKKDNNLFNKFVDIISGVFTPFLGALAGTGVLKGLLSILLITGVLTDTSGTYQILYAASDGLMQFLPFAVAFTAAKKFKTDPFIALSIAGALLYPSITQMAGEQAPLSFLGIPVIISPTGYMQTVIPIILFVWLQKYVEKFMKKIIPEFLKIILVPMLTIMIMVPLTFVAIGPLGTIIGAGLGTIYTAVFNFSPILAGAVMGGLWQVFVMFGMHWGLIPIMLNNLTQYGFDTLSPMLLGAVLAQAGASLAVALKTKSEKRKALAVSGTLTAVFGITEPTVYGVTLPLKKPFIAACVGGAVGGAIIGGAGVKLFASGLISILSIPGLVSTIDGVESNVMAGIIGSIVSIVVAFVLTLILGFDKEEQTSDSQNTEKTGNNHKVGTREELVSPVSGEIVSLSEVKDEVFSSGALGKGIAVNPTIGELYAPATGEITTVFPTGHAIGMTTIKGTEILIHIGMDTVELEGKGFDVKVKQGDKVKQGDLLGYFNIDYIKESGKPVVTPIVITNSDQCLDVLTLDQSDIVAGEELLVVVK, encoded by the coding sequence ATGGCAAAACTTTCAAATAGAGAGTTAGCAATACAAGTTTTAGAATTAGTTGGAGGAAAAGAAAATGTTAACAGCGTGGTCCATTGTGCGACTCGTTTACGTTTTAAGTTAAAGGATGAATCGATTGCCAAAACGGAAGAGATAAAAAATAATCCTGATGTCATACAGGTTGTGGAAAGTGGTGGACAATATCAAGTTGTTATCGGAAGTCGAGTGTCTGATGTTTACAATGAATTATTAGAAGTATCTGGTTTAGGTGAGTCAACAGATGAAGAGAAAAAAGATAATAATCTATTTAACAAATTTGTTGATATTATTTCTGGTGTCTTTACACCATTTTTAGGAGCTTTAGCAGGAACAGGGGTATTAAAAGGGCTATTATCTATTTTATTAATTACAGGAGTGTTAACAGATACCTCTGGAACATATCAAATACTTTATGCAGCATCAGATGGGTTAATGCAGTTTTTACCATTTGCAGTGGCCTTTACTGCAGCTAAAAAATTTAAAACAGATCCATTTATTGCGTTATCCATTGCTGGAGCATTATTGTATCCATCCATTACACAAATGGCAGGAGAGCAAGCGCCGCTTTCATTTTTAGGAATTCCAGTTATTATTAGTCCAACAGGATACATGCAAACAGTGATTCCAATTATTTTATTTGTTTGGTTACAAAAATATGTTGAGAAATTTATGAAAAAAATTATTCCTGAATTTTTAAAAATTATTTTAGTACCGATGCTGACTATTATGATTATGGTTCCTTTAACTTTTGTTGCGATAGGGCCTTTAGGAACAATTATTGGAGCAGGATTAGGAACAATTTATACAGCAGTATTTAATTTTAGTCCTATTTTAGCCGGAGCTGTAATGGGTGGTTTGTGGCAAGTATTTGTTATGTTTGGAATGCATTGGGGCTTAATTCCTATTATGTTAAATAATTTAACGCAGTATGGTTTTGATACTTTATCACCAATGTTATTAGGCGCTGTATTAGCTCAAGCCGGTGCGTCTTTAGCAGTAGCATTAAAAACAAAAAGTGAAAAAAGAAAAGCATTGGCAGTTTCAGGAACTTTGACGGCCGTATTTGGTATTACTGAACCAACTGTTTATGGTGTTACTTTACCGCTTAAAAAACCATTTATTGCAGCTTGTGTTGGTGGTGCAGTTGGTGGAGCTATTATTGGTGGAGCTGGCGTTAAATTATTTGCTAGTGGTTTAATTAGTATTTTATCTATACCTGGTTTAGTTAGTACCATTGATGGTGTCGAATCTAATGTTATGGCAGGAATTATTGGTAGTATTGTATCTATTGTAGTGGCTTTTGTATTAACATTAATTTTAGGATTTGATAAAGAAGAACAAACATCTGATAGTCAAAATACAGAAAAAACAGGAAATAATCATAAAGTTGGAACAAGAGAAGAATTAGTCTCTCCAGTATCTGGTGAAATTGTATCATTATCTGAAGTTAAAGATGAAGTATTTTCTTCAGGGGCATTAGGAAAAGGTATCGCAGTTAATCCAACAATTGGTGAATTATATGCACCAGCAACAGGAGAGATTACGACTGTTTTTCCAACAGGACATGCCATTGGAATGACAACAATTAAAGGAACAGAAATTTTAATTCATATTGGGATGGATACAGTTGAGCTTGAAGGTAAAGGTTTTGATGTAAAAGTAAAACAGGGTGACAAAGTAAAACAAGGTGACCTCCTAGGTTATTTTAATATCGATTATATTAAAGAGTCAGGAAAACCTGTTGTAACCCCGATTGTTATCACAAATTCAGATCAGTGCTTAGATGTTTTAACATTAGATCAATCAGATATAGTAGCGGGTGAAGAGTTATTAGTTGTAGTAAAATAA
- a CDS encoding 6-phospho-beta-glucosidase — MGFRKDFLWGGATAANQCEGAYNLDGRGLANVDLAPVGPDRGAVITGEMKMFDFDDNHFYPAKEAIDMYHRYKEDIALFAEMGFKTYRLSIAWSRIFPKGDEAEPNEAGLKYYEDLFKECKKYGIEPLVTITHFDCPMHLVEKYGAWRSRELVGFYENLCHVIFNRYKGLVKYWLTFNEINMILHAPFMGAGLYFEEGEDKEQIKYQAAHHELLASAIATKIAHEVDPENQVGCMLAAGANYAYTSKPEDVWAARKADRENYFFIDVQSRGEYPAYALKEMERKGIKLPIEEGDLELLKEHTVDFVSFSYYSSRVQSTDPSINEQTSGNIFESLKNPYLEASEWGWQIDPLGLRITLNDLYDRYQKPLFIVENGLGAIDTPDENGYVVDDYRIEYLAEHIKAMKDAVEIDGVDLLGYTTWGCIDLVSAGTGEMKKRYGFIYVDRDNEGNGTLKRSKKKSFNWYKKVIETNGEDLSN, encoded by the coding sequence ATGGGATTTAGAAAAGATTTTTTATGGGGTGGCGCAACGGCTGCTAACCAATGTGAAGGCGCTTATAATTTAGATGGACGAGGATTAGCTAACGTTGATTTAGCTCCAGTTGGACCAGATCGTGGTGCTGTGATTACTGGTGAAATGAAGATGTTTGATTTTGATGACAACCATTTTTATCCAGCAAAAGAAGCCATTGATATGTATCATCGTTATAAAGAAGATATTGCTTTATTTGCAGAGATGGGATTTAAAACATATCGCTTATCCATCGCATGGTCTCGTATTTTTCCAAAAGGTGATGAGGCAGAACCAAATGAAGCAGGTTTAAAATATTATGAAGATTTATTTAAAGAATGTAAAAAATATGGTATTGAACCACTGGTGACGATTACTCATTTTGATTGCCCAATGCATTTAGTAGAAAAATATGGTGCATGGAGAAGTCGTGAATTAGTTGGATTTTATGAAAATCTTTGCCATGTGATTTTTAATCGTTATAAAGGGCTAGTTAAATATTGGCTAACCTTTAATGAAATTAATATGATTTTGCATGCACCGTTTATGGGAGCAGGCCTTTACTTTGAAGAAGGTGAAGACAAGGAGCAAATTAAATATCAAGCAGCACATCACGAGTTATTAGCTAGTGCAATCGCAACAAAAATTGCACATGAAGTAGACCCTGAAAATCAAGTAGGATGTATGTTAGCAGCAGGAGCTAATTATGCTTATACAAGTAAGCCAGAAGATGTTTGGGCGGCAAGAAAAGCTGACAGAGAAAATTATTTCTTCATTGACGTTCAATCTCGTGGGGAATACCCAGCCTATGCATTAAAAGAGATGGAACGAAAAGGAATTAAGTTACCTATAGAAGAGGGTGATTTAGAACTCTTAAAAGAACATACTGTAGATTTTGTTTCATTTTCTTACTATTCATCACGAGTACAATCAACTGATCCATCTATTAATGAGCAAACAAGTGGCAATATTTTTGAATCATTAAAAAATCCATACTTAGAAGCGAGTGAATGGGGGTGGCAAATTGATCCACTTGGATTGCGTATTACACTAAATGATTTATACGATCGCTACCAAAAGCCATTATTTATTGTTGAAAATGGCTTAGGTGCGATTGATACACCTGATGAGAATGGTTATGTGGTAGACGATTATCGCATAGAATATTTAGCAGAACATATTAAAGCGATGAAAGATGCCGTAGAAATTGATGGTGTTGATTTATTAGGCTATACAACTTGGGGATGTATTGATTTAGTTAGTGCAGGGACAGGTGAGATGAAAAAACGTTACGGATTTATTTATGTTGATCGTGATAATGAAGGAAACGGGACTCTAAAACGCAGTAAGAAAAAATCATTTAATTGGTATAAAAAAGTGATTGAAACAAATGGAGAAGATTTGAGTAATTAA
- a CDS encoding LacI family DNA-binding transcriptional regulator, with protein sequence MTTIIDVAKKAGVSKSTVSRVVSKNGYVSDATRQKIEQAMDDLGYIPNMLARNLQSGLTKTIAFISHDFNQYTSIFLNTFTKTALKYDFYVNLYVTAGDKEKELDALNLMKYKQVDAVFIFTRSNSWDDIKPYRKYGPISTWHRIDSPDIYSSYVNQYDSYLMSLEFLLSRGYKNIGHILGYKNNKNTLARINALNYFYERHPELEKKEEWIFLNAKPYQIGRNIAKKWHETSNRPDCLVFYTDFIAAECISELQLLGYSIPKDIGIMGFDNNAISEIIHLTTVDCHLETQATNCFNYLYSELKNSTFSPIPIIQELVIRSSTK encoded by the coding sequence ATGACAACAATTATTGATGTAGCAAAAAAAGCTGGTGTATCAAAATCAACTGTTTCTCGCGTTGTTTCAAAAAATGGATACGTTAGTGATGCAACTAGACAAAAAATTGAACAAGCAATGGATGACCTAGGATATATTCCAAATATGTTAGCAAGAAATTTACAATCTGGTTTAACAAAAACGATTGCATTCATCTCTCACGATTTTAATCAATATACCAGTATCTTTTTAAATACTTTCACAAAAACGGCGTTAAAATATGATTTCTATGTCAACTTATATGTTACAGCTGGTGATAAAGAAAAAGAACTGGATGCGTTAAATTTAATGAAATATAAGCAAGTGGACGCTGTCTTTATATTCACTAGAAGCAACTCTTGGGATGATATTAAACCTTATAGAAAATACGGTCCTATTTCTACTTGGCACAGAATTGACTCTCCCGATATTTATTCATCTTATGTCAATCAGTACGATAGCTATCTAATGTCTCTTGAATTTTTACTTAGCAGAGGTTATAAAAATATTGGGCACATTTTAGGTTATAAAAATAATAAAAATACCCTTGCTCGAATCAATGCTCTTAATTACTTTTATGAGCGACACCCAGAGTTAGAAAAAAAAGAGGAATGGATTTTTTTAAACGCTAAACCTTATCAAATTGGACGAAACATTGCAAAAAAATGGCATGAAACATCAAATAGACCTGACTGCCTTGTGTTTTATACCGACTTCATTGCGGCTGAATGTATCTCTGAATTGCAACTTTTAGGTTATTCAATACCTAAAGATATTGGTATTATGGGATTTGATAATAACGCTATCAGCGAAATTATTCACTTAACTACCGTTGACTGTCATTTAGAAACCCAAGCAACCAATTGTTTTAACTATCTTTATAGTGAATTAAAAAACTCAACTTTTTCACCTATTCCCATTATACAAGAATTAGTTATTCGATCATCGACCAAATAA
- a CDS encoding DUF4430 domain-containing protein has translation MKKLNRLVLGATILVTLTGCVSGKKNQTAESTQSSATVNITLKEDHKEIDSKGVSVKDEAVLYDVMKDNYDIEDTKGFITSIDGYKQDEKENKYWLYTINGKQAEKGVQETNVSDGDNIEFDLSKLD, from the coding sequence ATGAAAAAATTAAATCGCTTGGTGTTAGGTGCAACGATCTTAGTGACACTAACAGGTTGTGTAAGTGGTAAAAAGAACCAAACAGCAGAGTCAACGCAATCAAGTGCAACTGTTAATATCACACTAAAGGAAGACCATAAAGAGATTGATTCAAAAGGAGTTAGTGTGAAAGATGAGGCTGTTTTATATGATGTAATGAAAGATAACTATGATATTGAAGATACAAAAGGGTTTATCACATCCATTGACGGTTATAAACAAGATGAAAAAGAAAATAAGTATTGGTTATATACAATTAATGGTAAACAAGCTGAAAAAGGGGTTCAAGAAACAAACGTATCTGATGGTGATAATATTGAGTTTGATTTATCTAAATTGGATTAG